The window CCCTCCTCAATTAACTGTTCAACTTCATCCAATTTTAAATCCGCTATTTTTAATTCTACAAATTCATGTTCATTCTTCAAGAATATTCCCCCCCTTCGCCAGGGTTGACACCATTTTTTGTCTTTCTTTAATCATTTTTTGAATCACAGCCATTAATTCCAGAGATTTTGTCACTTCACCTTGTTTTTCATAACCAACCATTAAAGACTGTTTTTCCTGTATTTTTTGATTAACCAACTCTATTTTTAAAGTTAGTAAACAATCCTTTAAAAACTTTTGTTCATTTTGCAGAGGTTCATCTGACAACATAATCTCGGCAACTAATTCCTGGGCTGCTTTGTTTTTCAAGTGAGTAATTAAATCCTCAACTTTTATATTATGACCAGCCTGACGTAATAAATAATTTAACTTATAGATTTCCTTATAAAGCGGTTTAAAAAACAATTCCGCTCCACCAAACTTTTCTACTTCATTAAGTAGTTCCGGTTTATTTAAAACCAAGCGCAATAATCCCCACTGAGCTTTTTCCTTTCCCGAAATTTCTCTTTTTTCTTCAGCTGCTTCTTCGTCCTTTTGAAAAAGACCCTGCTGATATTTCTTAATTTCCGCATAAATTGCTTTTTCCGAAAAAGAAAACCGTTCAGCTAATAAACGCAGATAACCTTCCCTTTCAATGGGACTTTTTATTTTTAAAAGTACGGGGATCAAAGCCTGCATAATTTGAATTTTATTTTCCAACGTATCTTGCTTATATTTTTCCGTTAATTTTAATAATCTATATTCAAAAGCTGGCAAAGCCTGCTCAATTAATTGATTAAATTTAGTCTGCCCCTCTTTACGTAAAAAATCATCGGGATCTAATCCCTGTGGCATGATTATTACAGCTGCTTTAACACCTAACTGTTGAACAATATCTAAACCACGTAAAGTAGCCTGACTGCCGGCGGAATCAGCATCAAAACAAAAAATAAAGTTATAAGTATAACGCATTAATAATCTTGCTTGTTTTTCCGTTAAAGCAGTACCTAATATTCCTACAACCTGTGAAAAACCATATTGATGAGCAGTTATAACATCCAAATAACCTTCTGTTAAAATAACTTGATTTTTATTGCGTAAAAAACCGCGTGCCTGATGTAAACCATATAATTGCTCACCTTTATTAAACAAAGGTGTTTCCGGAGAATTAAAGTATTTGGGTAGAGAATCATCTAATGCTCTTCCTCCAAAACCAATAATTCTGCCCCCTGCATCCCCTATAGGAAAAATTAAACGATTTCTAAAACGGTCATAAAGATGACCTTGAGGATTTCGCACAGCTAAACCCAAACTGATTAAATCTTGGGGAGCAATTTTTTTGCTTAATAAATAATTTGTTAATTCTCCCCAGTCATCTGGGGCATATCCCAATAAAAAATCTTGACAAACTGATTTTTTTAGACCGCGTTTTTTTAAATAATCCTGGACTCCCTTCGCCTTTTTTTGCCACAACTGTTGTTGAAAAAACTTTGCCGCTAATTCATTTATCCCTACTAACTTTTCCCTAAGTTCTCTTTGTTTCCTTTGCTGAGGTGTTAAATTACTACTTGGTACTTCCAAACCACAAGTTTTAGCTAAATAAGCCACGGCCTCTGGAAAACTAAGACCAAGCTGTTCCATTACAAAAATATATACATTGCCCCCTTTACCACAACCAAAACAATGAAAAATTTGTTTATGGGGTGAAACAACAAAAGAAGGTGTTTTTTCGGTATGGAAAGGACAAAGTCCCACATAGTTTTGCCCCTGTTTTTTTAAAGGCACAAAACCCTTAATAAAACTAACTATTTCTATCTGATCGCGTAAATTATCAATAAAATCCTCCGGAATCAACCCAGGCACGACTCTCAACACCTTATAATCAAAATATTTTCGGCACACAATTACCAACTATTCGTGATTTGTGCCCTACTTCCTTCTTTTTTCGCTAAACTTTTTAGCGGCTTCGTCCCCTAAGCTATTTTAACGGAATATAAGAACGGGGTATTACCAGTTTTTTAAACATCATTATACAATAATTATCTGTCATTCCCGAAATGTAATCAGCTACCCCCCTTTCCAGTCCCTCAGTCTCCGCAATTTCTAAATAGAACTGAGGTAATTGTTCATAATACCGTAAATAATGATTAAACAAAAATTCAATTACATAAATAGCCCTTTGCCTTTCGGCTAAACAAAGTGGACCAAAATATATTGTAGAAAACATAAATTCACGTAATCCTGATAAAGCTTGATAAACATCAGGGCTCAAACTTATTTTTAATTTACCTTGGGCTATGTTTTTCTTACTATAATGGACTAGATCCTGTACTAAAGTGGCAATTCGCTCACCATGTCCTTCTCCCAAAACCTCTAAATATTCACGAGGAATATCGCTTAATTTCAAAATACCCGCTCGCATACTATCATCTATATCATGCTGAATATAAGCAATTTTATCTGCATAACGAACTACTTGACCTTCCAAAGTATTATAACCACTATCATCTTTTTCCAATCCACTATGCTGCAAAATTCCAATTAATGTCTCTTCACATAAATTAAGTCCGCGGCCTTTAGGCCCTTGTTCAAGATGAGTTAAAACTCGTACACTATTTTCACTATGTTTAAAACCACCAGGCAGAAGCTTATTTAAAATTTCCTCAC of the Clostridia bacterium genome contains:
- a CDS encoding DNA primase; amino-acid sequence: MPGLIPEDFIDNLRDQIEIVSFIKGFVPLKKQGQNYVGLCPFHTEKTPSFVVSPHKQIFHCFGCGKGGNVYIFVMEQLGLSFPEAVAYLAKTCGLEVPSSNLTPQQRKQRELREKLVGINELAAKFFQQQLWQKKAKGVQDYLKKRGLKKSVCQDFLLGYAPDDWGELTNYLLSKKIAPQDLISLGLAVRNPQGHLYDRFRNRLIFPIGDAGGRIIGFGGRALDDSLPKYFNSPETPLFNKGEQLYGLHQARGFLRNKNQVILTEGYLDVITAHQYGFSQVVGILGTALTEKQARLLMRYTYNFIFCFDADSAGSQATLRGLDIVQQLGVKAAVIIMPQGLDPDDFLRKEGQTKFNQLIEQALPAFEYRLLKLTEKYKQDTLENKIQIMQALIPVLLKIKSPIEREGYLRLLAERFSFSEKAIYAEIKKYQQGLFQKDEEAAEEKREISGKEKAQWGLLRLVLNKPELLNEVEKFGGAELFFKPLYKEIYKLNYLLRQAGHNIKVEDLITHLKNKAAQELVAEIMLSDEPLQNEQKFLKDCLLTLKIELVNQKIQEKQSLMVGYEKQGEVTKSLELMAVIQKMIKERQKMVSTLAKGGNILEE
- a CDS encoding deoxyguanosinetriphosphate triphosphohydrolase, which codes for MTTIYQWLIKREAEYLAPYAQKAAASKGRAIPEAEDCIRTDYMRDRDRIIHSKSFRRLKHKTQVYISPGNDHYRTRLTHTLEVSQISRTIGKALGLNTDLIEAIALGHDVGHTPFAHAGEEILNKLLPGGFKHSENSVRVLTHLEQGPKGRGLNLCEETLIGILQHSGLEKDDSGYNTLEGQVVRYADKIAYIQHDIDDSMRAGILKLSDIPREYLEVLGEGHGERIATLVQDLVHYSKKNIAQGKLKISLSPDVYQALSGLREFMFSTIYFGPLCLAERQRAIYVIEFLFNHYLRYYEQLPQFYLEIAETEGLERGVADYISGMTDNYCIMMFKKLVIPRSYIPLK